From Tripterygium wilfordii isolate XIE 37 chromosome 13, ASM1340144v1, whole genome shotgun sequence, the proteins below share one genomic window:
- the LOC120013362 gene encoding protein IQ-DOMAIN 14-like, with product MAKKSCWFGWMKEIFVSDSKSKTEKRSKKWRWVIGRFNKIRQRPALPAAQTAFSEATEEQRKHAMTVAIASAAAAEAAVAAAQAAAEVVRLTTASRSYYRFTKADQNLPAVKIQSAFRAYLARKALRALKGLVRLQAIIRGQNVRRQAAKLRCLLPYKKLPLKIQVNSTPIADGNYKDGAKKLFHWPKGDLEENEIELECNARRGWDCSSLSKEDKEAMWLRKQEANCKRERMMKYSFSNRERRNTQILEESLSRMGSCRKSWWQYQCSDAEGHDREASGILKRTVSSNLMTSEIFDTTKVKLRNRQKQDSIEGLNSPRSFPRRSFCRTQRNMAEDDASSIPNSPIFPTYLAATESALAKARSISTPRQRVRFLDAYVKNSLPHKDELSHWSSYNGESFSTDTKSGTSKQVLL from the exons ATGGCAAAGAAGAGCTGCTGGTTTGGTTGGATGAAGGAGATCTTTGTTTCTGATTCGAAATCGAAGACGGAAAAG AGATCAAAGAAGTGGAGATGGGTTATTGGAAGGTTCAATAAGATCAGACAACGGCCTGCACTTCCTGCTGCACAGACAGCATTCAGTGAAGCAACAGAAGAGCAGAGAAAGCATGCTATGACAGTCGCCATTGCAAGTGCAGCTGCAGCTGAGGCTGCGGTTGCTGCTGCCCAAGCTGCTGCTGAGGTTGTTCGGCTTACGACTGCTTCTCGATCTTACTATCGTTTCACAAAGGCTGATCAAAACTTGCCTGCAGTCAAGATACAGAGTGCTTTCCGTGCATATCTT GCAAGAAAAGCACTGCGAGCATTGAAGGGACTGGTGAGGCTTCAAGCCATTATTCGTGGCCAAAATGTGAGACGCCAAGCTGCCAAGCTAAGGTGTTTGCTCCCCTACAAAAAATTACCTCTGAAAATACAAGTAAACAGCACTCCAATTGCGGATGGAAATTACAAAGATGGTGCTAAGAAATTGTTCCATTGGCCAAAAGGAGACTTGGAAGAGAATGAAATCGAG CTTGAATGCAACGCTAGACGAGGCTGGGATTGCAGCTCTCTTTCAAAGGAAGACAAGGAAGCCATGTGGTTGAGAAAGCAAGAAGCCAATTGCAAAAGAGAGCGGATGATGAAATACTCATTCTCCAACCGG GAGAGGAGAAATACTCAAATTCTTGAAGAATCATTGTCCAGGATGGGAAGTTGCAGAAAAAGCTGGTGGCAGTATCAATGTTCAGATGCTGAAGGACATGACAGGGAAGCATCAGGGATTTTGAAACGAACTGTTAGTTCGAATCTGATGACCAGCGAGATATTTGACACCACAAAGGTTAAACTGAGGAATAGACAAAAACAAGATTCCATAGAAGGACTAAATTCGCCACGTTCATTTCCAAGAAGATCATTTTGTCGCACGCAAAGGAATATGGCTGAAGATGATGCCAGTTCCATCCCGAATTCTCCAATATTCCCAACTTATTTGGCAGCAACAGAATCTGCCCTGGCAAAGGCAAGGTCAATTAGCACCCCTCGTCAACGAGTAAGATTTCTGGATGCTTATGTTAAAAACAGCTTGCCACATAAAGATGAACTCTCTCATTGGTCTTCCTATAATGGTGAGTCCTTTAGCACCGATACAAAGAGTGGTACTTCTAAGCAGGTTCTTCTGTAG
- the LOC120013363 gene encoding glucan endo-1,3-beta-glucosidase, basic isoform-like, with protein MAHSNPSMVPTMLLLVLISAGPETTGAKTGVCYGRLGEKLPAPSEVVALCKQNNIQRIRLYQPDHDALQALGGSNIEIMLAVPNSDLQNIASSQANANSWLQNNVKNYGNLKFRYVAVGNEVEAGNPYLVPAMQNIQNSVYGAGLGYQIKVSTAISAGVLGESYAHHPSQGSFKPEYQKLISSIISFLVRNQSPFLLNMYTYFSYQFNPQTVRLDYVLFTAPSAVMYGYQNHFDAMLDTVYSALEKAGGGSLNIVVSETGWPTEGDVGATVENARTYNSNLIQHVKKGTSRKPGTPIETYIFAMFDENQKQGPEIEKHWGLFSPDKTPKYQISFS; from the coding sequence GTGCCAAAACAGGTGTTTGTTATGGAAGGCTTGGAGAAAAATTGCCAGCACCATCAGAAGTAGTAGCTCTTTGTAAACAGAACAATATCCAGAGAATCAGACTTTATCAGCCAGACCACGATGCTCTCCAGGCCCTTGGAGGCTCCAACATTGAAATCATGCTGGCTGTCCCAAACTCTGATCTTCAAAACATTGCTTCTAGTCAAGCTAATGCCAATTCATGGCTCCAAAACAATGTCAAAAACTATGGAAACCTCAAATTTCGATACGTAGCGGTTGGGAACGAGGTTGAGGCTGGGAATCCATATCTTGTACCTGCAATGCAGAATATTCAGAATTCAGTTTATGGAGCTGGCCTGGGATACCAGATCAAAGTCTCCACTGCCATCTCTGCCGGGGTCCTCGGAGAATCTTACGCTCACCatccatcacaaggctccttcAAACCAGAATATCAGAAACTTATTAGTTCCATCATTAGCTTTCTAGTTAGAAACCAATCACCATTCCTCTTAAACATGTACACCTACTTTAGCTATCAGTTCAATCCACAGACTGTACGCCTTGATTATGTTCTCTTCACAGCTCCATCTGCAGTAATGTATGGTTACCAGAATCACTTTGATGCTATGTTGGACACTGTGTACTCTGCACTTGAGAAAGCAGGTGGAGGTTCCTTGAACATTGTTGTATCGGAGACCGGCTGGCCTACAGAAGGAGATGTAGGAGCAACAGTGGAAAATGCAAGAACTTACAACTCAAACTTGATTCAACATGTGAAAAAAGGGACTTCAAGGAAGCCTGGAACGCCTATAGAAACTTACATTTTTGCCATGTTTGATGAGAACCAGAAGCAAGGTCCAGAAATTGAGAAACACTGGGGGCTCTTCTCTCCAGACAAAACACCTAAATACCAGATTAGTTTTAGCTAA